Part of the Thermodesulfobacteriota bacterium genome, CCTGAGCAGCGAGCCCATTCCCACACCTGCCGCCCCCGCGCCCACAATAACGACGTCGAATTTTTCCTTCTTCGCTGAATTCATGTTTCCTTCCCCTAATGGAGCGGCCGCCGGTGTTGAGGATCCCGGCGGCCGCTGTCTGGTCGTAGCCGCTCAACCGGCGGCTTTCTTCGTCAATGCTGAACCTCTTTAATCGCAAAGGCCGTCATCGTGCCGGGGGTTCCGCCGACTTCTATCTCGCGGATGATCTCCGGCTCGTGGAGCCCTACCTCTACGACCGTCCCGTCCTCCGGTATGCTGACGTACGCGACCCCCGGCCCGGCCGAGAGCCTCGGGCGGATTCCGGTGCACGAAAACGGCGAGGTTACCGGAATACTCTCCTCTATCGTCCACGTGTTGGAATCGATAACCTGAATGAATCCGTCCACGGTAAGGACGGCGACCTCGTTCCCGCCGTCTTGCTCGAAGACGAATCCGCACTGGTCCGCGGGCAGGTCCAGGACGTCCGTCGCGGAATTGGACGGGTTGATTTTTATAAGCGCCGCCGTGCCGAAATTACCGACGAAAAAGCCTTTGGACTCGTGCGCGATCAGGGTTCCCGTCCTGACGTCCGCTGCGGGATACGGGATATTCTTCGAGGTAAACTGTCCCGAGACCTCGTTATAGGTCAGGACCAGTACCCCGAAATCGGCTCCGCAGGCGAATGCGTAATGGCTCCCCGTGACGGCCTCGCCGTGAAGGTCCACGCACGAGCTGTCCGGGTCCTCGACGTCGGCGAATTCCTGGAGCACAAAGCCGAATTCGTCGTACACGTTTACGCCTATGGGCAGCGAGGATGCGCCCGGCACGCCGTTTACGTACTCGGGATTCGGTACAGTGATCAGGAATTTATTGTCATGTGCAGGTACTGCCGCCCCGTGCGCCGGCCCGTCCAGCGCGAAGAAAAGCACCTCGGGCTCGCTGTCCCCGAGCGTGCTTTCGAGCACAGCCGCCACTTCGGCGTCTATCCCATCGTCCCGGCTGCCGTCGAAATGAATCGCGCTCCATCCGTCGTGTGATACGAAGTGCACCGGCGTCGTGCCGAAAAGCTCGAAGCCCAGAAGCTCGGGCTCGCCTACGTGAAGGTGAAAATGATCCCCGTGCTCCTCTATCTCGATCCCGGTATCTATGAAATTCACCAGGCCTTCCTCCGTCTGTACCGCAACCCCGTAGTACGTGTGAGCGGTCGGGTATATGGTCGCCGGGCCCTCGAGGTCAATCGACGATACTACGTCGCCGTCGTGGAGGTCCACGATGTCGATGCGACCGGCCTCGGCGTCCGATACCAGGAGCGCCCCTACTATCTCTTCGTGGTCGTGATCGTGCGAGTCCCTTTCTTTCTTGTCGCATCCCGCCGCCCCGAGCCCCGCTATCACGAGAACGAAAAACAAAAGTCTCCTTACCGCTGATTTCCGCCTCATTTGAATCCTCCTTTTAAACCTGTTTTTCTACCTGGCTCATAACCTAACACAGAAGATTCAAAATGCAAATGATTTGCGCAAAGAATTTGCGTTAAAATTTATTCGGTGTCGTAACTTACCGCGATAACAGCGTAATTGTTTTCGCTTTCGGATCGGCTTATTCGGGAAAAGTGCTTTTTCCGGTTTTTTGTTGTAGCTTATACGAAGAAAAGCGAGCGAAGGATAAAAGGCCTGATGAGAGCGAGCTTCACAGAGCTTAGGAAAGAAATACTGAGGATCATCGAGGAGTCGGCACAGCCGCTGATGGTCAAGGACGTCCTGACCCGGCTCGAGCCGAAACCGAACCTCTCGACAATATACCGGGCCCTCGATTTTCTCTGCAGGAAGGGGCTCGTAAAGTCGGTTTCGTTTTCCTCGGATGCAAACTACTACTTCAGCGCGAAGAAGGGACACGCGCACTTTCTCTACTGCAGAGGGTGCTCCGAAATACAGGTATTCGACCAGTGCTTTGCTGATAAAATACAGAAGAACATCGAGCACGAGTTCGACTACAAGATAACGGACCACTTCTTTTACTTCTCCGGGATATGCGACGACTGCCGCCACCGCATGGTCGATCTCCGGTCCGGCTAAAACCCTCCGGGAAAATAATCGCCCGTTATGTGTGGATTGGTTTCTGAAGGGCCGGGCGGCCCATCGGGGCCGCCCGGATAGTGTGAGATTTTATTCGGTGGTTACGTTGACAGCCCTTTCGGTGTCGTTGAACGCCCCCTCTACCACGTTCCCGTCCTTGTCGAGCAGCTGAAGCCTGACGCCGTACTCACCCGCCGGCAGCCCGGCGACGAAAGCCGGCGTCCAGTCGGTAAGCGTTATCGTTCCGACCTCCTCACCCGAATCCTTCTTCGTTATCGTGTACTTCGCCTTGTATCCGTCCGGGCTGAGCTCGACGTTATTGAGGTAAAAGTCGAGCAGTATCTTTTCTGCGTCTTTCCCCTTATAATCGCCCTTCGGCCTGCTGTAGATTATGGTTGGCGCCGACTTGTCGAGGAGGAATTCGCCCTCTTCCTTGCCGACGTAAAAGTTAAGTATCTCGGCCGCGTCCGGCGACTTCACGCTCTCGTGGTACGAGCGGCTCGGGAAGACGACGAGCGTGTGCGGCCCCTCGGTGAGGACGCCTATGTCAAACGGCTCCCCGGCCTTGTAATCGGCGAGATACGGGTCGTTATCGAGAATTATATGCGCGTGCTGGCCCTCGGCCGAGTTGGCTATCTCCTCAGCCCTCGGGGTGTCGGTCTGTACCCCGAGCTCGAAGTTCTCTACGTCCACTATCACGGAAACCTTGGCGTCGTCGAGGACGCTCCCGTCCTCGAAATTCGAAACGCGGGTACTGGCCCCCTCGAAGGACGGCGAGTTGTCCCACGCCTCTATCGTTACTCCTTGGGCGCCCGTGGCCTCCGGCCCGGGAGTCGGTGCCGGCGCCGGAATAGGCTCCTCGGGCGCCGGCTCGGGCGTCGTAGCCGTTTCCTCGACCTCCACGCTCTCCTCTTCGACGACGCCCTCGTCTCCCTGGCGGCACCCCAGCGTAAGCGCCAGGGCCAGTACGAAAATTCCGAAATATGCCATGGTAAGATTGTTCTTTCTCATAACTTGTCCCCCCTTTGCAATTGGTCTTCTTAATGTATTCTAATGGATAACGTACTCTCCACCAATAAAAATATATATAACGCCCGGGATTAACGGAGGGAAAAAATGCTCGACGAGGCTCTTTTGGCCGTAATA contains:
- a CDS encoding Fur family transcriptional regulator, with translation MRASFTELRKEILRIIEESAQPLMVKDVLTRLEPKPNLSTIYRALDFLCRKGLVKSVSFSSDANYYFSAKKGHAHFLYCRGCSEIQVFDQCFADKIQKNIEHEFDYKITDHFFYFSGICDDCRHRMVDLRSG